A stretch of Myxococcus hansupus DNA encodes these proteins:
- a CDS encoding LysR substrate-binding domain-containing protein — protein sequence MELRHLRYFSAVADTLHFGRAAKRVHVSQPTLSQQIRQLEEELGAPLFERARSGVRLTQAGELFRTYASRALEDVDAGKVAVGALRGLTTGALRVGYPPSMRGVVLPALATVLSKHPGLVLSAEEAVVRRVERRLADGRLDVGLGYAPARSPDLEAEPVFDSKLALVVSRNHPLAKQDSVGAKLLAQEPVALLSRGLRARARVDAYFAAIRVAPHVALESNAVATVLAIVRAGLAVTVLPEPQLADTAGLVVKRLSPTPRAELAALLWRKGAPRTPAAELFAAEVRGARRTKKR from the coding sequence ATGGAACTGCGCCACCTCCGCTACTTCTCCGCGGTCGCGGACACCCTGCACTTCGGGCGGGCCGCGAAGCGCGTCCACGTCTCCCAGCCCACGCTGTCGCAGCAGATTCGACAGCTCGAGGAGGAGCTCGGCGCGCCACTCTTCGAACGCGCCCGGAGCGGCGTGCGCCTCACGCAGGCAGGCGAGCTGTTCCGGACCTACGCCTCTCGGGCCCTGGAGGACGTGGACGCCGGGAAGGTGGCGGTGGGCGCGCTGCGCGGCCTCACGACGGGGGCGCTGCGCGTGGGGTATCCGCCCAGCATGCGAGGCGTGGTGCTCCCGGCCCTGGCCACGGTGCTGAGCAAACACCCCGGGCTGGTGCTGAGCGCGGAGGAGGCCGTGGTGCGGCGCGTGGAGCGGCGGCTGGCGGACGGACGGCTCGACGTGGGCCTCGGCTATGCCCCCGCGCGCTCACCCGACCTGGAGGCCGAGCCCGTCTTCGACAGCAAGCTGGCGCTCGTGGTGTCCCGGAATCACCCGCTGGCGAAGCAGGACAGCGTGGGGGCGAAGCTCCTGGCCCAGGAGCCCGTCGCCCTGCTCTCGCGAGGGCTGCGCGCACGGGCGCGCGTGGATGCCTACTTCGCGGCCATCCGCGTCGCGCCGCATGTGGCGCTCGAATCGAACGCGGTGGCCACGGTGCTCGCCATCGTCCGCGCGGGGTTGGCGGTGACGGTGCTCCCCGAACCCCAACTGGCGGACACCGCGGGGCTGGTGGTGAAGCGGCTTTCGCCCACGCCTCGGGCGGAGCTGGCCGCGCTGTTGTGGCGCAAAGGCGCACCGCGCACGCCCGCCGCGGAGCTGTTCGCGGCGGAGGTGCGCGGCGCCAGACGCACGAAGAAGCGGTGA
- a CDS encoding acetolactate synthase large subunit, whose translation MKAADLFVKALEAEGVRSVFGLPGEENLDVVEAMRAAGMRLVLTRHEQAAGFMAATYGRLTGRAGVCLATLGPGATNLVTAAAYAQLGAMPMVMVTGQKPIKAGKQGHFQIVDVVGMMRPLTKLTRTLVSAEHVPSAVREAFRRAEEERPGATHLELPEDIARESSDAVLLAPSAQRRPVADEASIALAVEAIASARRPLLMIGAGANRKLTSEMLRVFVDKTGIPFFSTQMGKGVVDESHPLWMGTAALSEGDFVHRAIEASDCIINVGHDVIEKPPFFMRDSRRTVVHLNFSTAAVDPVYFPQLEVTGDIANAVWRIGEGVGPRAHWDFAPFEKLRAGLEAQLAHGGDDDRFPIYPARLVAEMRRAVPDDGIVCLDNGMYKLWFARYYRTRRPNTLLLDNALATMGAGLPSAIAAKLVHPRRKVVAVCGDGGFMMNSQELETAVRLGLDLTVVVVRDDGYGMIRWKQGEMGLPDFGMALGNPDFVRYAEAYGAHGHRPTSATEFGATLSRCLASSGVHVIDVPIDYSDNARALGAGAEELAAL comes from the coding sequence ATGAAAGCGGCGGACCTGTTCGTCAAAGCGTTGGAAGCCGAGGGCGTGCGCAGCGTCTTCGGGCTTCCGGGAGAAGAGAACCTGGATGTCGTCGAGGCCATGCGGGCCGCGGGCATGCGGCTGGTGCTGACCCGGCACGAGCAGGCGGCGGGCTTCATGGCGGCGACGTATGGCCGGCTCACGGGCCGCGCGGGCGTGTGCCTGGCGACGCTGGGGCCCGGGGCGACGAACCTGGTCACCGCCGCCGCGTACGCGCAGCTCGGGGCCATGCCCATGGTGATGGTGACCGGCCAGAAGCCCATCAAGGCGGGCAAGCAGGGGCACTTCCAGATTGTCGACGTGGTGGGGATGATGCGCCCGCTGACCAAGCTGACGCGGACGCTCGTGTCGGCGGAGCACGTCCCGTCGGCGGTGCGCGAGGCCTTCCGCCGGGCCGAGGAGGAGCGCCCCGGCGCGACGCACCTGGAGCTGCCGGAAGACATCGCCCGCGAGTCGAGCGACGCCGTGCTCCTGGCGCCCAGCGCGCAGCGAAGGCCCGTGGCGGACGAGGCGTCCATCGCGCTGGCCGTCGAGGCGATTGCGTCGGCGCGCAGGCCCTTGTTGATGATTGGCGCTGGTGCCAACCGCAAGCTCACGTCGGAGATGCTTCGCGTCTTCGTGGACAAGACGGGCATTCCCTTCTTCAGCACGCAGATGGGGAAGGGCGTCGTCGATGAGTCCCACCCCCTGTGGATGGGGACCGCGGCGCTGTCGGAGGGGGACTTCGTCCACCGCGCCATCGAGGCCTCGGACTGCATCATCAACGTGGGGCACGACGTCATCGAGAAGCCGCCGTTCTTCATGCGCGACAGCCGCCGCACGGTGGTGCACCTCAACTTCTCCACGGCGGCGGTGGACCCCGTGTACTTCCCGCAGTTGGAGGTGACGGGCGACATCGCGAACGCGGTGTGGCGCATCGGTGAGGGCGTGGGGCCTCGCGCGCACTGGGACTTCGCGCCCTTCGAGAAGCTGCGCGCGGGGTTGGAGGCGCAGCTCGCGCATGGGGGCGATGACGACCGCTTCCCCATCTACCCCGCGCGGCTCGTCGCGGAGATGCGGCGCGCGGTTCCGGACGACGGCATCGTGTGCCTGGACAACGGCATGTACAAGCTGTGGTTCGCCCGCTACTACCGCACGCGCCGGCCCAACACGCTGCTGCTCGACAACGCGCTGGCGACGATGGGCGCGGGGCTGCCGTCGGCCATCGCGGCGAAGCTGGTGCACCCCCGCCGCAAGGTGGTGGCGGTCTGCGGCGACGGCGGCTTCATGATGAACTCGCAGGAGCTGGAGACGGCCGTGCGGCTGGGGCTCGACTTGACGGTGGTCGTCGTGCGCGACGACGGCTACGGGATGATTCGCTGGAAGCAGGGGGAGATGGGCCTGCCGGACTTCGGCATGGCGCTGGGGAACCCGGACTTCGTCCGCTACGCGGAGGCGTACGGGGCCCACGGCCACCGGCCGACGAGCGCGACGGAGTTCGGCGCCACGCTCTCGCGGTGCCTGGCGTCGAGCGGTGTCCACGTCATCGACGTGCCCATCGACTACTCGGACAACGCACGGGCGCTCGGCGCGGGCGCGGAGGAGCTGGCCGCGCTCTGA
- a CDS encoding TIGR03118 family protein yields MMNTRRLTLKQGVLSAAVAALAAPAARAAMPPAPPADCSVAGGYTQRNLVANMPGLGAEHVDPHLVNAWGLAFNPTGVSWVSNNGTGTSTLYDGNGVQQPLIVAIATPPGVAEPGKPTGLVFNGTEGFVISAVAGTSGPARFIFVTEQGVLAAWSPVVDEARALLAVDSSPMGAVYKGLALADNGTQAMLYAADFHNARIDVFDSHFTRMQQMPGAFMDPSLPPGYAPFNIQYLHGELYVTYAMQDPERMDDVPGAGAGYINAFDMNGQLLRRVASQGALNAPWGLAMAPADFGAFSNHLLVGNFGDGTIHAYAPDTGAWAGALSRPDGQPLVIEGLWGLSFGNGVQDQPLETLFFTAGPADESQGLYGRLDMTPTCPQNLPPWKAPGEQTLQ; encoded by the coding sequence ATGATGAACACACGCAGGCTCACGTTGAAACAAGGTGTGCTGTCCGCGGCGGTCGCGGCCCTCGCGGCGCCGGCCGCTCGCGCGGCGATGCCACCCGCGCCACCGGCCGACTGCTCGGTCGCGGGTGGCTACACGCAGCGCAACCTCGTGGCCAACATGCCAGGGCTGGGCGCGGAGCATGTCGACCCGCACCTCGTCAACGCGTGGGGGCTCGCCTTCAACCCGACGGGCGTCTCGTGGGTGTCGAACAACGGCACGGGCACGTCGACGCTTTATGATGGCAACGGCGTCCAGCAGCCGCTCATCGTCGCCATCGCCACGCCTCCGGGGGTGGCGGAGCCGGGGAAGCCCACGGGCCTCGTCTTCAACGGCACGGAGGGTTTCGTCATCTCCGCGGTGGCGGGCACGTCCGGACCGGCGCGGTTCATCTTCGTCACGGAGCAGGGTGTCCTGGCGGCCTGGTCGCCCGTGGTGGACGAGGCGCGGGCGTTGCTCGCCGTGGACAGCTCGCCGATGGGGGCCGTGTACAAGGGGCTCGCGCTGGCGGACAATGGCACACAGGCCATGTTGTACGCGGCGGACTTCCACAACGCGCGCATCGACGTCTTTGATTCCCACTTCACGCGCATGCAGCAGATGCCGGGGGCTTTCATGGACCCCTCGCTGCCTCCGGGGTACGCGCCCTTCAACATCCAGTATCTCCACGGCGAACTGTATGTGACGTACGCGATGCAGGACCCGGAGCGCATGGATGACGTGCCGGGCGCCGGGGCGGGCTACATCAACGCCTTCGACATGAACGGACAGCTCCTCCGGCGGGTCGCGTCGCAGGGCGCGCTCAATGCGCCCTGGGGGCTCGCGATGGCCCCGGCGGACTTCGGCGCGTTCAGCAACCACCTGCTCGTGGGCAACTTCGGAGACGGCACCATCCATGCCTATGCGCCCGACACCGGCGCCTGGGCGGGGGCGCTGTCGCGGCCGGATGGGCAGCCACTCGTGATTGAGGGGCTCTGGGGCCTGAGCTTCGGCAACGGCGTGCAGGACCAGCCCCTGGAGACCTTGTTCTTCACGGCCGGACCCGCGG
- a CDS encoding serine/threonine-protein kinase gives MGLSFLNPARLPPGTRVGPWRLMELRGKGAYGAVYRARDATGTNTVALKLALHARDERFAREAELLSRIHHPAVPRLRASGLWQPGNGPPHPYLAMDWVEGAPLYEWASEHRPSSRQVMSLLARLARALEATHAAGGLHRDVKGHNVLVRESDGLTFLMDFGSSHYVGAATQTSSPFPPGTPAYRSPEAWRFVAAADGGSPPPYAPGPADDLFALGVTAYRLITGRYPPATHPEVAESRYWHTEGARAPAASDDNVRCVPELSQWVSRMLAPDARRRGTARELAEALEHLAARSGKEADLPLSPEGASRADEAPPWNGRSIPYRARRTRWPWVAIIGLGGPLVVSLGWRPRAGAAVEFARGPPLVSAEATDGGTIAVGDSVFAAPVATTQTPSAWSAISLDLPPRPFPGQTRPDSSGRCPRKVHVPIQGGCWVKLAVDPKDCAEDGYVYKGDCYLPAYPSTRPATSSPAHCPVSH, from the coding sequence ATGGGGCTCTCTTTCCTGAATCCGGCCCGTCTGCCACCCGGCACCCGGGTAGGCCCATGGCGGCTCATGGAGCTGCGCGGCAAAGGCGCATACGGCGCCGTCTACCGAGCGCGCGACGCCACGGGCACGAACACCGTGGCGCTCAAGCTGGCGCTGCATGCCAGGGACGAGCGCTTCGCGCGCGAGGCGGAGTTGCTGTCCCGAATCCACCACCCCGCCGTCCCCCGGTTGCGAGCCAGCGGCCTCTGGCAGCCCGGCAACGGGCCACCCCATCCGTATCTCGCCATGGATTGGGTGGAAGGCGCCCCGCTCTATGAATGGGCAAGCGAGCACCGCCCCTCGTCGCGGCAGGTGATGAGCCTGCTCGCAAGGCTGGCGAGGGCGCTGGAAGCCACCCACGCGGCCGGTGGGCTCCATCGGGACGTGAAGGGGCACAACGTGCTCGTGCGCGAGTCCGACGGGCTCACGTTCCTCATGGACTTCGGGTCGAGCCACTACGTGGGCGCCGCGACGCAGACGAGCTCACCGTTCCCACCCGGGACGCCCGCGTACCGCTCACCGGAAGCCTGGCGCTTCGTCGCCGCCGCGGATGGCGGCTCGCCACCGCCGTATGCCCCTGGGCCCGCGGATGACCTCTTCGCGCTGGGCGTCACCGCCTACCGGTTGATCACAGGGCGATACCCGCCGGCCACGCATCCGGAGGTGGCGGAGTCCCGGTACTGGCACACCGAGGGCGCTCGCGCCCCGGCCGCGAGTGACGACAACGTCCGCTGCGTCCCGGAGCTGAGTCAGTGGGTCTCACGGATGCTCGCGCCGGATGCGCGGAGGCGAGGCACCGCGCGCGAGCTGGCGGAGGCGCTGGAGCACCTCGCGGCTCGGTCGGGGAAGGAGGCGGACCTGCCACTGAGCCCCGAAGGCGCCTCGCGGGCCGACGAAGCGCCACCGTGGAATGGACGTTCCATTCCGTACCGCGCCCGGAGGACCCGCTGGCCGTGGGTCGCCATCATTGGGCTCGGAGGCCCGCTGGTCGTGAGCCTCGGATGGAGGCCCCGGGCCGGGGCTGCCGTGGAGTTCGCACGTGGCCCCCCGCTCGTCTCGGCGGAGGCCACCGATGGCGGCACCATCGCCGTGGGGGACAGCGTGTTCGCGGCGCCTGTCGCGACGACGCAAACACCCTCCGCGTGGTCCGCAATCTCGCTGGACCTGCCACCCCGCCCTTTTCCTGGACAGACGCGCCCAGACTCATCCGGCCGCTGCCCAAGAAAGGTCCACGTGCCCATTCAAGGTGGATGCTGGGTGAAACTCGCGGTGGACCCCAAGGACTGCGCTGAGGACGGCTACGTCTACAAAGGCGACTGCTACCTCCCTGCCTACCCCTCAACGCGGCCCGCCACATCGAGCCCCGCCCACTGCCCTGTGTCGCATTGA
- a CDS encoding aldehyde dehydrogenase family protein, translating to MLAERYPYYLANRPHQPNAALAVTHKYSGEVVTHVAVADAAAVEVAIVAAVRAAGPMRKLAPYARQAVLEHCVRRFRERAEELALALCIEAGKPLRDARGEVDRLIDTFKAAAEEAVRGGGEVLNLEVSKRAAGYRGFTQRVPVGPCSFITPFNFPLNLVAHKVAPAIAAGCPFILKPSDRTPVSALIMAEVLAETDLPEGAFSVLPVRLEDIAPLIEDDRLKLLSFTGSEKVGWELKARAGRKKVVLELGGNAACVVDAAPGAPLDFIADRVAHGAFFQAGQSCISVQRVLVHASLYDALREKLVERAKALRPGNPSDDATTLGPMIDEPAARRLEGWIQEAVKRGARVLTGGGRHGPVLDATVLEAVPGDAALSDEEAFGPVVLLQPFTDFDEALRQVNSGRFGLQAGIFTQDLSRAMRAWDELEVGGVVVGDVPSFRVDTMPYGGVKGSGIGREGVKYAIEDMTELRLLVLRQA from the coding sequence ATGCTGGCTGAACGTTACCCGTACTACCTGGCCAACCGACCCCACCAGCCGAACGCGGCGCTGGCCGTGACGCACAAATACTCCGGCGAGGTCGTCACGCACGTGGCGGTCGCGGACGCCGCCGCCGTGGAGGTGGCCATCGTCGCGGCCGTGCGTGCGGCCGGGCCCATGCGCAAGCTGGCGCCGTACGCGCGGCAGGCCGTGCTGGAGCACTGCGTGCGGCGCTTCCGCGAGCGCGCCGAGGAGTTGGCGCTGGCGCTCTGCATCGAAGCGGGCAAGCCGCTGCGCGACGCCCGGGGGGAGGTGGACCGGCTCATCGACACCTTCAAGGCCGCCGCCGAGGAGGCCGTGCGCGGCGGCGGAGAGGTGCTGAACCTGGAGGTGTCGAAGCGCGCCGCCGGCTACCGGGGCTTCACGCAGCGCGTCCCGGTGGGGCCGTGCTCGTTCATCACCCCCTTCAACTTCCCGCTCAACCTGGTGGCGCACAAGGTGGCGCCGGCCATCGCCGCGGGGTGCCCGTTCATCCTCAAGCCTTCGGACCGCACCCCGGTGAGCGCGCTCATCATGGCGGAGGTGCTCGCGGAGACGGACCTGCCCGAGGGCGCGTTCTCGGTGCTGCCCGTCCGGCTGGAGGACATCGCGCCGCTCATCGAGGATGACCGGCTGAAGCTGCTCTCTTTCACGGGCTCGGAGAAGGTGGGGTGGGAGTTGAAGGCCCGGGCCGGGCGCAAGAAGGTGGTGCTGGAGCTGGGCGGCAACGCGGCCTGCGTGGTGGACGCGGCGCCCGGCGCGCCGCTGGACTTCATCGCGGACCGGGTGGCGCATGGGGCCTTCTTCCAGGCCGGGCAGAGCTGCATCTCGGTGCAGCGCGTGCTGGTGCATGCGTCGCTGTACGACGCGCTCCGCGAGAAGCTCGTCGAGCGGGCGAAGGCCCTGCGGCCGGGCAACCCGTCCGATGACGCCACGACGCTGGGGCCCATGATTGACGAGCCCGCGGCGCGAAGACTGGAAGGGTGGATTCAGGAGGCGGTGAAGCGCGGGGCCCGCGTGCTCACCGGGGGGGGACGCCACGGGCCGGTGCTCGACGCGACGGTGCTGGAGGCGGTGCCCGGTGACGCCGCGCTGAGTGACGAAGAGGCGTTTGGCCCGGTCGTCCTGCTCCAGCCCTTCACCGACTTCGACGAGGCGCTGCGCCAGGTGAACAGCGGACGCTTCGGACTCCAGGCGGGCATCTTCACGCAGGACCTGTCGCGCGCGATGCGGGCCTGGGACGAGCTGGAGGTGGGCGGAGTCGTCGTGGGCGACGTGCCGAGCTTCCGCGTCGACACCATGCCCTATGGTGGCGTGAAGGGGTCGGGCATCGGCCGCGAGGGCGTGAAGTACGCCATCGAGGACATGACGGAGCTCCGGCTGCTCGTGCTGCGTCAGGCATGA
- a CDS encoding YigZ family protein, with product MDEKRYPIPAGLHRVEQDIQKSRFITTAAHAPTVEEAKAFIARVREEFADATHNCWAFVVGPPGSTAQVGMSDDGEPHGTAGRPMLTALLHGGVGDVAMVVTRYFGGTLLGKGGLVRAYTAGVQQALESLPTTERVRKTRLAVEVEYTHVDGLRRLLPSYEVQVLAEEYSATVGYQLELPVTQVEGLRTALNDLTLGQVLVEPLDSGD from the coding sequence ATGGACGAGAAGCGCTACCCCATCCCGGCCGGGCTCCACCGGGTGGAGCAGGACATCCAAAAGAGCCGCTTCATCACCACGGCCGCCCACGCGCCCACCGTGGAGGAGGCGAAGGCCTTCATCGCCCGTGTCCGTGAAGAGTTCGCGGACGCCACCCACAACTGCTGGGCCTTCGTCGTCGGGCCGCCGGGCTCCACCGCCCAGGTGGGCATGAGCGACGACGGCGAGCCCCACGGGACGGCCGGCAGACCCATGCTCACCGCGCTGCTCCACGGCGGCGTGGGCGACGTGGCCATGGTCGTCACGCGCTACTTCGGTGGGACGCTGCTCGGGAAGGGCGGGCTGGTGCGCGCCTACACGGCCGGTGTCCAGCAGGCGCTCGAAAGCCTCCCCACCACCGAGCGTGTGCGCAAGACGCGACTGGCCGTCGAGGTGGAGTACACCCACGTGGATGGGCTGCGCCGCCTGCTGCCGAGCTACGAGGTGCAGGTGCTGGCGGAGGAGTACTCGGCCACGGTGGGGTACCAGTTGGAGCTGCCCGTCACCCAGGTGGAGGGGCTGCGGACCGCCTTGAATGACCTGACCTTGGGGCAGGTGCTCGTCGAGCCGCTCGATTCCGGTGATTGA
- a CDS encoding GNAT family N-acetyltransferase — protein sequence MEPTYTVTTVRHRAELEQILALQQKNLKPALDADEMRSQGFVTVQHDLTALERMHAMAPSIVANHGEALVAYALTMPREARALAPVLEPMFALFDTLQFRGTPLNRFRFYVMGQICIDKAHRGQGLFERLYHQHREQFRNQFDLIVTEVSASNPRSLRAHERVGFETLHTYRDATDEWAVVAWNWAARSR from the coding sequence ATGGAGCCCACCTACACAGTCACGACCGTGCGGCACCGGGCCGAGCTGGAACAGATCCTCGCGCTGCAACAGAAGAACCTGAAGCCGGCGCTGGACGCGGACGAGATGCGCTCCCAGGGGTTCGTCACGGTCCAGCACGACCTGACGGCGCTGGAGCGGATGCACGCCATGGCGCCCAGCATCGTCGCCAATCACGGAGAGGCCCTGGTGGCCTACGCCCTGACGATGCCCCGGGAAGCCCGGGCGCTGGCGCCAGTCCTGGAGCCCATGTTCGCGCTCTTCGACACGCTCCAGTTCCGGGGCACGCCCCTGAACCGGTTCCGCTTCTATGTGATGGGGCAGATCTGCATCGACAAGGCGCACCGGGGACAGGGCCTGTTCGAGCGCCTCTATCACCAGCACCGGGAGCAGTTCCGGAACCAGTTCGACCTCATCGTCACCGAGGTCTCCGCGAGCAACCCCCGTTCCCTGCGCGCGCACGAGCGGGTCGGCTTCGAGACCCTCCACACCTACCGCGACGCCACTGACGAATGGGCCGTGGTCGCGTGGAACTGGGCCGCGCGGTCCCGTTGA
- a CDS encoding aldehyde dehydrogenase family protein, translating to MASVVPAYAEWSNLERRMRALVPEAFDSAGRVLNLMGGEWGHPGKGKPYLSPVDGTVLGRLPMIDGNTARTAASFAAAEARSWAGQDLDARKERVTQCLAMLREQRELLALILAWEIGKPVPQSRVSVDRCITGVEWYVSHIESMVDGRKPLGLISNIASWNYPLSVLVHAVLVQVLAGNSAIAKTPTDGGLYSLTLCMALARRCGLPVSLISGSGGQLSDALVRNPEIACLSFVGGKANGRDIAAALYDRNKRYMLEMEGVNAYGIWHFSDWDGLAKQLKKGFEYGKQRCTAYPRFVVERSLMPRFLETYLPVVSALKVGHPLLAESPDAEPPALDFGPLINSQKVEELHGLMSEAEGRGAVPLFAGRLDSDRFLPDQDVSAYLAPHALLHVPRNCKLYHGEPFGPVDTLVVVDSEEELIAEMNVSNGSLVASIACDEPDTCRRVSNELRAFKVGHNGPRSRGDREEVFGGIGGSWKGCFVGGRYLVQAVTEGEPGERLFGNFHEYTQLPDTR from the coding sequence ATGGCAAGTGTGGTGCCTGCTTACGCGGAGTGGTCGAACCTGGAGCGCCGCATGCGTGCGCTCGTTCCCGAAGCTTTCGACTCGGCGGGTCGAGTCTTGAACCTGATGGGCGGTGAGTGGGGCCATCCCGGAAAGGGAAAGCCCTATCTGTCTCCCGTGGATGGCACGGTGCTGGGCCGTCTGCCCATGATTGATGGAAACACCGCGCGCACGGCGGCGAGCTTCGCGGCCGCGGAGGCGCGGTCCTGGGCGGGACAGGACCTGGATGCGCGCAAGGAGCGCGTCACCCAATGTCTGGCCATGCTCCGCGAACAACGCGAGCTGTTGGCCCTCATCCTGGCCTGGGAGATTGGCAAGCCCGTGCCGCAGTCCCGCGTCAGCGTGGACCGCTGCATCACCGGCGTGGAGTGGTACGTCTCCCACATCGAGTCCATGGTCGACGGCCGCAAGCCGCTGGGCCTCATCTCCAACATCGCCTCGTGGAACTACCCGCTGTCCGTGCTGGTGCACGCCGTGCTCGTGCAGGTGCTCGCGGGCAACAGCGCCATCGCGAAGACACCCACGGATGGCGGCCTCTATTCGCTGACGCTCTGCATGGCGCTCGCGCGGCGCTGCGGTCTGCCTGTGTCGCTCATCAGCGGCTCGGGTGGGCAGCTCAGCGACGCGCTGGTGCGCAACCCGGAGATTGCCTGTCTGTCCTTCGTGGGCGGCAAGGCGAACGGGCGCGACATCGCCGCGGCCCTCTATGACCGCAACAAGCGCTACATGCTGGAGATGGAAGGCGTGAATGCCTACGGCATCTGGCACTTCAGCGACTGGGACGGCCTGGCGAAGCAGCTCAAGAAGGGCTTCGAGTACGGCAAGCAGCGCTGCACCGCGTACCCGCGCTTCGTGGTGGAGCGCAGCCTGATGCCGCGCTTCCTGGAGACGTACCTGCCCGTCGTCTCCGCCCTCAAGGTGGGGCATCCCCTCCTGGCGGAGTCGCCGGACGCCGAGCCCCCTGCGCTCGATTTCGGGCCGCTCATCAACAGCCAGAAGGTCGAGGAGCTGCACGGCCTGATGAGCGAGGCGGAAGGGCGGGGCGCCGTGCCCCTCTTCGCCGGGCGATTGGATTCGGACCGCTTCCTGCCGGACCAGGACGTCTCCGCCTATCTCGCGCCGCACGCGCTGCTCCACGTGCCGCGCAACTGCAAGCTCTACCACGGTGAGCCCTTTGGGCCGGTGGACACGCTGGTCGTCGTCGACAGCGAGGAGGAGCTCATCGCGGAGATGAACGTGTCCAACGGCTCCCTGGTCGCCTCCATCGCCTGCGACGAGCCCGACACGTGCCGGCGCGTCTCCAACGAGCTGAGGGCCTTCAAGGTGGGCCACAACGGGCCGCGCTCGCGCGGAGACCGCGAAGAGGTCTTCGGCGGTATCGGTGGCTCGTGGAAGGGCTGCTTCGTGGGCGGCAGGTACCTGGTCCAGGCCGTCACCGAGGGCGAGCCCGGCGAGCGGCTCTTCGGCAACTTCCACGAGTACACGCAGCTCCCCGACACGCGCTGA
- a CDS encoding replication-associated recombination protein A codes for MSAGPDLFSASVDVNRFAPLAERMRPRAPEEFIGQAHLLGPGRPLRQLIERKAIVSSLFWGPPGVGKTTLARMMASSVDAEFVILSAVSDGIPRIREVVAEAERLRNQYSRRTVLFVDEIHRWAKNVQEQALPHVESGLFVLLGATTENVSFEVRPALVSRCRVFQLQELTVADIQTALTRALADTKKGLGGRNLTVGEEALTLLAKGGVGDVRKALGALELAASLTADGAEISPETAREAVGTSLSRHDKDGDQHYDLLSALQKSCRGSNVQGAVFWAAKLLQTGDVASLWRRLKVIAVEDVGMAMPEAISIVRDCEEAFHAMGMPEGRICVAHAVVLLATAKKTNRAYAALDAALAALQEHPNAEPPLHLRNAPTDLMKELGHGKGYQPPWNFKDHYVPGQTYLPAPLERSVFYRPSKEGYEAEIHERMSHWWREDKASRGE; via the coding sequence ATGAGCGCTGGACCCGACCTCTTCTCCGCCTCCGTCGACGTGAATCGCTTCGCGCCCCTGGCGGAGCGGATGCGGCCCCGCGCGCCCGAGGAGTTCATTGGCCAGGCCCACCTGCTGGGCCCGGGCCGGCCGCTGCGCCAGCTCATCGAGCGCAAGGCCATTGTGTCCTCCCTCTTCTGGGGGCCCCCGGGCGTGGGGAAGACGACGCTGGCGCGGATGATGGCGTCCAGCGTGGACGCGGAGTTCGTCATCCTCTCCGCCGTGTCGGACGGCATCCCCCGCATCCGCGAGGTGGTGGCCGAGGCCGAACGCCTGCGCAACCAGTACAGCCGTCGCACCGTCCTCTTCGTCGACGAAATCCACCGCTGGGCGAAGAACGTGCAGGAGCAGGCGCTGCCCCACGTGGAGAGCGGCCTCTTCGTCCTCCTGGGCGCCACCACGGAGAACGTCAGCTTCGAGGTCCGCCCGGCGCTCGTCAGCCGGTGCCGCGTGTTCCAGCTCCAGGAACTCACCGTCGCGGACATCCAGACGGCGCTGACGCGGGCGCTCGCGGATACGAAGAAGGGGTTGGGCGGCCGCAACCTCACGGTGGGCGAGGAGGCGCTGACGCTGCTCGCGAAGGGCGGCGTGGGGGACGTGCGCAAGGCGTTGGGGGCGCTGGAGCTGGCCGCCAGCCTGACGGCGGATGGCGCGGAGATTTCGCCCGAGACGGCGCGCGAGGCGGTGGGCACCAGCCTGTCCCGCCACGACAAGGATGGGGACCAGCACTACGACTTGCTGAGCGCGCTCCAGAAGTCCTGCCGCGGCTCCAACGTCCAGGGCGCCGTCTTCTGGGCGGCGAAGCTGCTGCAGACGGGGGATGTGGCGTCACTGTGGCGCCGGCTCAAGGTGATTGCCGTGGAGGACGTGGGCATGGCGATGCCGGAGGCCATCAGCATCGTGCGCGACTGCGAAGAGGCCTTCCACGCCATGGGCATGCCGGAGGGCCGCATCTGCGTGGCGCATGCCGTCGTCCTGCTGGCCACGGCGAAGAAGACCAACCGCGCGTACGCGGCGTTGGACGCGGCGCTGGCGGCGTTGCAGGAACACCCCAACGCGGAGCCCCCGCTGCACCTGCGCAACGCGCCCACCGATTTGATGAAGGAGCTGGGGCACGGCAAGGGCTACCAGCCGCCGTGGAACTTCAAGGACCACTACGTGCCCGGGCAGACGTACCTGCCTGCTCCCCTGGAGCGCTCCGTGTTCTACCGCCCGAGCAAGGAAGGCTACGAAGCGGAGATTCACGAGCGCATGAGCCACTGGTGGCGCGAGGACAAGGCGTCCCGGGGCGAGTAG